One Xiphophorus couchianus chromosome 1, X_couchianus-1.0, whole genome shotgun sequence genomic region harbors:
- the senp1 gene encoding sentrin-specific protease 1 translates to MLNKIYEWIETSFANLRDGEPAVENSPEHPAPTDAPVRRKRPIDCLEDGHSIDQEHLIAKKTRMGDLIDSVRSAAEGVKNHSSNVATWMKKNVNPTLRNILPASSDSPSGEPQPSTSAAVYPRRPIVHRNSLDETFAAPSTILEWKTPKTDWLRNDRMIMGSKVCRRQVCMSPAHREVPKTNGHSVCVRPAIHTKLHPSPRLGRPLNLRPHGASSLSSGVGTANSSCNNMYEKTFPIKVVQSPTHSTSSSRLNKAGSHCTAQESIREEEKEIYRQLLTMVSGGQSTVLHNGSAHTFVRSHRDFTSFLTSHTRLQMSSPAGSAAEGTSEGPSSPPSPRGMSSQSSSNLPSPVGASRKSGSQIWPADTDLSFSQTTALFSAPSPSTLQDNTSQGTESSAHDGDSVIIVNEQKCKKQESSSIPLFQAELWIKELTSMYDSRARERRRQIEEQEALAAQLLLQRLSDEGKRSPDVEVHVRVPLEKEIPLTFVIEKPKSVEEKPEFPELTEEMEAEVHRALMKGGNPHEVLSEGFGLSLTRKDLQTLSNLNWLNDEVINFYMNLLVERSKEPNRPSVNTFNTFFYPKLRSSGYSAVRRWTKKMDIFAKDILLVPVHLGMHWCLSVVDFRKKSVIYFDSMGGSNDQACQILFDYLQQESRDKKGKELDTSGWTLHSKKPSEIPQQMNGSDCGMFTCKYADYITKDKPITFTQKHMPYFRRRMVWEIMNHKLL, encoded by the exons ATGCTGAATAAAATCTACGAATGGATAGAAACGAGCTTTGCCAATCTTCGCGACGGAGAACCGGCTGTGGAAAATTCACCTGAACACCCGGCTCCGACAGATGctccagtcagaagaaaaagacCAATTGATTG TTTGGAAGACGGCCACAGTATCGATCAAGAACACTTGATAGCCAAGAAAACACGAATGG GAGATTTGATTGATTCAGTCAGGAGTGCTGCTGAAGGCGTTAAAAATCATAGTAGCAATGTAGCTACATggatgaagaaaaatgtaaacccCACTTTGAGAAATATTCTGCCTGCCTCTTCTGATTCCCCTTCCGGAGAGCCCCAGCCCTCAACATCAGCTGCAGTCTACCCAAGGAGACCG ATTGTTCACAGGAACTCTTTGGATGAAACATTTGCTGCTCCTTCAACAATATTGGAGTGGAAAACACCCAAAACAG ACTGGCTGCGTAATGACAGAATGATTATGGGATCAAAGGTTTGTAGGCGACAAGTTTGTATGAGTCCTGCACATCGTGAGGTGCCAAAAACAAATGGGCATTCGGTCTGTGTGCGACCCGCCATTCACACCAAGCTGCACCCCTCCCCAAGGCTAGGCAGGCCTTTAAACCTCCGGCCGCATGGAGCTTCAAG TTTGTCAAGTGGAGTGGGCACGGCAAACAGTTCCTGCAACAACATGTATGAGAAAACCTTTCCTATCAAAGTGGTGCAAAGCCCAACTCACAGCACTTCATCAAGCCGATTAAACAAAGCTGGGTCCCACTGCACAGCTCAGGAG TCCATCCgtgaggaggagaaggagatcTACAGACAGCTTCTCACTATGGTTTCTGGTGGCCAGTCAACTGTCCTTCATAACGGCAGTGCACACACCTTTGTGAGATCCCATAGAGATTT CACCAGCTTCCTCACCAGCCACACACGGCTACAAATGTCTTCTCCAGCTGGATCAGCAGCTGAAGGGACGTCAGAAGGACCCAGTAGCCCACCCAGCCCCCGAGGGATGTCGAGTCAGAGCTCCAGCAACCTCCCCAGCCCTGTGGGAGCCTCCAGGAAGTCAGGGAGTCAGATTTGGCCAGCAGACACAGACCTCAGCTTCAGTCAGACCACTGCTCTTTTCTCCGCTCCTTCCCCATCGACTCTACAAGACAACACCTCTCAGGGGACAGAGTCATCAg ctcATGATGGTGACTCTGTAATTATTGtaaatgagcaaaaatgcaaaaagcaagAAAGCTCAAG cataCCATTATTCCAAGCTGAGCTGTGGATCAAGGAACT cacaAGCATGTATGACTCTCGAGCGAGAGAAAGACGGAGACAAATAGAAGAACAGGAAGCTTTAGCTGCCCAGCTTCTGCTACAG CGATTGTCTGACGAGGGAAAACGGAGCCCAGATGTTGAAGTCCATGTTCGCGTTCCTTTGGAGAAGGAAATTCCTCTGACTTTTGTGATAGAGAAACCAAAGTCTGTAGAGGAGAAACCTGAGTTTCCAGAACTCACAGAG GAAATGGAAGCTGAGGTGCACAGGGCGCTGATGAAGGGAGGAAATCCTCATGAAGTACTAAGTGAAGGTTTCGGTCTCAGCCTCACACGAAAAGACCTGCAAACCCTCAGCAACCTCAACTGGCTAAATGATGAG gtTATCAACTTTTACATGAACCTGTTGGTTGAGCGCAGCAAAGAACCAAACCGGCCGTCGGTCAATACATTCAACACGTTTTTCTACCCGAAGCTGCGGAGCAGTGGCTACTCTGCTGTCCGCCGCTGGACCAAAAAGATGGACATCTTTGCGAAAGACATCTTGTTGGTTCCTGTCCATCTGGGAATGCACTGGTGCCTCTCG GTGGTGGATTTCCGCAAAAAATCTGTTATCTACTTTGATTCTATGGGAGGAAGCAATGATCAAGCTTGCCAAATATTGTT TGACTACCTGCAACAGGAAAGTagagacaaaaaaggcaaagaacTTGATACCTCAGGCTGGACTCTACACAGCAAGAAGCCCAGT GAGATCCCACAGCAGATGAATGGCAGCGACTGTGGAATGTTCACTTGCAAATATGCAGATTACATTACCAAAGACAAGCCAATCACATTCACACAG AAACACATGCCATACTTCAGAAGGAGAATGGTTTGGGAAATTATGAACCACAAGTTGTTGTGA